A window of Actinobacillus suis ATCC 33415 contains these coding sequences:
- the rpsA gene encoding 30S ribosomal protein S1 — translation MSENFAQLLEEFLATEARLGSVVKGTVVAIQKGYVIVDTGFKSESSIPAEEFTNAQGELEVQVGDQVDVVLKAVEDGFGETVVSRGDAKRNEAWIALEKAFEEQATVIGFVNGKVKGGFTVELNGVRAFLPGSLVDTRPVRDSLNLEGKELEFKVIKLDQKRNNVVVSRRAVIESESNQDRDEVLANLVEGSVVKGTVKNLTDYGAFVDLGGVDGLLHITDMAWKRVKHPSEVVNVGDEVTVKVLKFDKDRTRVSLGLKQLGQDPWAAIAQNHPVNSKLTGKVTNLTDYGCFVEILDGVEGLVHVSEMDWTNKNIHPSKVVSVGDVVEVMVLEVDEERRRISLGLKQCKANPWEHFAATHNKNDKVTGKIKSITDFGIFIGLEGGIDGLVHLSDISWNVSGEEAVRNYKKGDEVEAVVLQVDAVKERISLGIKQLESDPFTNFVDSTKKGAIVTGKVVEVDAKGVKVELEGGVEAFIRANEATRDRVEDITTVISAGDSIEAKYTGVDRKSRVVNLSVRAKDEAEESAAIAQVNKQQEVEMPNAMAAAFQAAKGE, via the coding sequence ATGTCAGAAAATTTTGCTCAACTACTTGAAGAATTCCTAGCAACAGAAGCTCGTTTAGGTTCTGTAGTTAAAGGTACTGTAGTAGCTATTCAAAAAGGCTATGTAATCGTTGATACAGGTTTCAAATCTGAATCATCAATCCCAGCTGAAGAATTCACAAACGCACAAGGCGAACTTGAAGTTCAAGTTGGCGACCAAGTAGATGTGGTTCTTAAAGCAGTTGAAGATGGCTTCGGTGAAACAGTAGTTTCTCGTGGTGATGCAAAACGTAACGAAGCTTGGATTGCTTTAGAGAAAGCATTCGAAGAACAAGCTACAGTTATCGGTTTTGTTAACGGTAAAGTGAAAGGCGGTTTCACTGTTGAATTAAACGGTGTTCGTGCATTCTTACCAGGTTCATTAGTTGATACTCGTCCAGTTCGTGATTCTTTAAACTTAGAAGGTAAAGAATTAGAATTCAAAGTAATCAAACTTGACCAAAAACGTAACAACGTAGTTGTTTCTCGTCGTGCTGTAATCGAATCAGAAAGCAACCAAGATCGTGATGAAGTATTAGCGAACTTAGTTGAAGGTTCTGTAGTTAAAGGTACAGTTAAAAACTTAACTGACTACGGTGCATTCGTTGATTTAGGTGGCGTTGACGGTTTATTACACATCACTGATATGGCTTGGAAACGTGTTAAACACCCAAGCGAAGTTGTTAACGTAGGTGATGAAGTAACTGTTAAAGTATTAAAATTTGACAAAGATCGTACTCGTGTATCATTAGGCTTAAAACAATTAGGTCAAGATCCATGGGCTGCAATCGCTCAAAACCACCCAGTAAACAGCAAATTAACTGGTAAAGTAACTAACTTAACAGACTACGGCTGCTTCGTTGAAATTTTAGACGGTGTTGAAGGTTTAGTTCACGTTTCAGAAATGGATTGGACAAACAAAAACATCCACCCATCTAAAGTTGTTAGCGTAGGTGATGTAGTTGAAGTAATGGTACTTGAAGTTGATGAAGAACGTCGTCGTATCTCATTAGGTTTAAAACAATGTAAAGCAAACCCTTGGGAACACTTCGCAGCAACTCACAACAAAAACGATAAAGTGACAGGTAAAATCAAATCTATCACTGATTTCGGTATCTTCATCGGTCTTGAAGGTGGTATCGACGGTTTAGTTCACTTATCTGACATTTCTTGGAATGTTTCAGGTGAAGAGGCTGTTCGTAACTACAAAAAAGGTGACGAAGTAGAAGCAGTTGTATTACAAGTTGATGCAGTGAAAGAGCGTATTTCTTTAGGTATCAAACAATTAGAATCAGATCCGTTCACAAACTTCGTAGACAGCACTAAAAAAGGTGCTATCGTGACTGGTAAAGTTGTAGAAGTTGATGCTAAAGGTGTTAAAGTTGAGTTAGAAGGTGGCGTGGAAGCGTTCATCCGTGCTAACGAAGCAACTCGTGATCGCGTTGAAGATATCACTACAGTAATTTCTGCTGGTGATTCAATCGAAGCGAAATACACTGGCGTTGATCGTAAATCTCGCGTTGTTAACTTATCTGTTCGTGCGAAAGATGAAGCTGAAGAATCAGCAGCAATCGCTCAAGTGAACAAACAACAAGAAGTTGAGATGCCAAACGCAATGGCAGCAGCTTTCCAAGCAGCTAAAGGCGAATAA
- a CDS encoding integration host factor subunit beta: MTKSELIDNLVSLNPTLQVKSVEDGVKELLEQIMLSLEQGERVEVRGFGSFSLHYRQPRLGRNPKTGESVKLDAKYVPHFKAGKDLKERVDLA; this comes from the coding sequence ATGACTAAATCAGAACTTATTGACAATTTAGTATCACTTAATCCGACATTACAAGTAAAATCTGTAGAAGATGGCGTAAAAGAGCTTTTAGAGCAAATTATGTTGTCTTTAGAACAGGGTGAACGAGTTGAAGTAAGAGGATTTGGTAGTTTTTCTTTACATTATCGCCAGCCTCGTCTAGGTCGTAATCCTAAAACAGGTGAGAGTGTTAAATTAGATGCGAAATACGTCCCTCATTTTAAAGCGGGAAAAGATTTAAAAGAGCGTGTTGATTTAGCATAA
- a CDS encoding LapA family protein, translating into MKYILGILITLAVIMVAVTIGANNDQLITFNYVLAQSELRLSSLVAILFGFGLILGWLITGVFYLRLKLQNIALNRRVKRQAQQITELTTTTPKAE; encoded by the coding sequence ATGAAATATATTTTAGGTATTTTAATTACCTTAGCGGTAATTATGGTTGCGGTGACCATTGGTGCAAATAACGATCAATTGATCACTTTCAATTATGTCCTTGCTCAGAGCGAATTACGTTTATCTAGCCTCGTTGCCATTTTATTTGGTTTTGGCTTAATTTTAGGTTGGTTAATTACGGGTGTATTTTATTTACGTCTTAAATTACAAAATATTGCACTCAATCGCCGAGTGAAAAGACAGGCGCAGCAAATTACAGAATTAACGACCACTACGCCAAAGGCTGAGTAA
- the lapB gene encoding lipopolysaccharide assembly protein LapB, with protein sequence MLELLFLLLPIAALYGWYMGQRSAKRDQESVNNKFSRDYVTGLNFLLSNQQEKAVDLFLSMLQKQESENQITTESQFEAELTLGNLFRSRGEVDRALRIHQALDASPHYSIEQKLLAKQQLAKDFMAAGFYDRAENYYILLLDEPEFAVNSLTQLMVIYQKTKEWKKAINVSEKLLKIEPDTDKVPLAHYYCEYAQTIKTENVEEHLNALKKALEYSPLCARASILLGDYYLEQYQFKQALVHFEHLVVQDPSYISEVLNKIKACYIALNDLVNYELFLIRANQIKHNSSVDIALTEFIEQKDGITAAHSKLYQQLSQYPNMLTFHRFIHYQINEAEDGRAKDSLVLLHNMVGDRIKKGFQYRCLNCGYQSYRLSWYCPSCRQWEQIKPIHSIDT encoded by the coding sequence ATGCTTGAACTACTGTTCCTTTTATTGCCAATTGCCGCTCTTTATGGGTGGTATATGGGACAACGAAGTGCAAAAAGGGATCAAGAATCTGTCAATAATAAATTTTCCCGTGATTATGTTACGGGGTTAAATTTTCTTTTATCTAATCAGCAGGAAAAGGCAGTTGATCTTTTTCTGTCTATGCTCCAAAAACAAGAATCTGAAAATCAGATCACTACCGAATCTCAATTTGAAGCTGAACTTACACTCGGGAATTTATTTCGTTCCCGTGGTGAGGTTGATCGTGCTTTACGTATTCACCAAGCGCTTGATGCGAGTCCACATTATTCCATAGAACAAAAATTACTTGCTAAACAGCAATTGGCAAAAGACTTTATGGCTGCCGGTTTTTATGATCGTGCTGAAAATTACTATATTTTATTACTTGATGAGCCTGAGTTTGCTGTTAATTCGTTAACACAATTAATGGTAATTTATCAGAAAACTAAAGAATGGAAGAAGGCGATCAATGTTTCCGAAAAGCTGTTAAAAATTGAGCCGGATACAGATAAAGTACCATTAGCACATTATTATTGTGAATATGCTCAAACAATAAAAACGGAAAATGTTGAAGAACATTTAAATGCTTTGAAGAAAGCCTTGGAATATTCTCCACTTTGTGCGAGAGCGTCGATTTTATTAGGCGATTATTATTTAGAACAATACCAATTTAAACAAGCTTTAGTGCATTTTGAACATTTGGTGGTACAAGACCCGAGTTATATCAGTGAAGTGTTAAATAAAATTAAGGCTTGTTATATTGCGCTTAATGATTTAGTTAATTATGAGTTATTCCTTATTCGAGCTAATCAGATAAAGCATAACAGTAGTGTAGATATTGCGTTAACTGAATTTATTGAACAAAAAGATGGCATCACAGCGGCACATTCAAAGCTTTATCAGCAATTGAGTCAGTATCCTAATATGTTGACCTTTCATCGTTTTATCCATTATCAGATTAATGAAGCGGAGGACGGAAGAGCAAAAGACAGTTTGGTACTTTTACATAACATGGTTGGCGATCGTATTAAAAAAGGCTTCCAATATCGCTGCTTAAACTGTGGTTACCAAAGTTATCGTCTAAGTTGGTATTGTCCTTCTTGTCGCCAATGGGAACAAATTAAACCGATTCACAGTATTGATACATAA
- the pyrF gene encoding orotidine-5'-phosphate decarboxylase, whose product MDNKIIVALDYETEHEALSFVDQVDPSLCRLKVGKEMFTTLGTNFVKQLHERKFDVFLDLKYHDIPNTVARAVRSAADLGVWMVDLHASGGLTMMEEAKKILEPYGKDAPLLIAVTVLTSMEDLDLLQIGINASPMEQVIRLAHLAQRAGLDGVVCSPQEVEVLRTHCGKDFKLVTPGIRPEGSDFGDQRRVMTPKQAIDTGSDYLVIGRPITQAQDPLAVLKSINASIR is encoded by the coding sequence ATGGATAATAAAATTATTGTTGCCTTAGATTATGAAACGGAACATGAAGCCTTAAGCTTTGTGGATCAAGTCGATCCGTCTCTTTGCCGTTTAAAAGTGGGCAAAGAAATGTTTACCACCTTAGGAACAAATTTTGTTAAACAATTACATGAACGTAAATTTGATGTTTTCCTCGATTTAAAATATCACGACATTCCGAATACTGTTGCACGTGCGGTTCGTTCTGCTGCCGATTTAGGTGTTTGGATGGTCGATTTGCACGCTTCAGGTGGTTTAACCATGATGGAAGAAGCGAAAAAAATCTTAGAGCCGTATGGTAAAGATGCGCCGTTATTAATTGCAGTAACAGTATTAACCAGTATGGAAGATTTAGACTTGTTACAAATTGGAATCAACGCTTCACCGATGGAACAAGTTATTCGTTTAGCGCATCTTGCACAACGTGCCGGTTTAGACGGTGTGGTTTGTTCTCCACAAGAAGTAGAAGTGCTTCGTACGCATTGTGGTAAAGACTTTAAATTAGTCACACCGGGTATTCGCCCGGAAGGTTCGGATTTCGGTGATCAGCGTCGTGTAATGACACCAAAACAAGCAATTGATACTGGTTCAGACTATTTAGTGATTGGTCGACCGATTACCCAAGCTCAAGACCCATTAGCGGTATTAAAATCAATTAATGCTTCTATTCGTTAA
- the yciH gene encoding stress response translation initiation inhibitor YciH, with the protein MTLVYSTESGRIVPEKVKAERPKGDGIVRIQRQTSGRKGKGVCVISGLDLDDVELKLLAAELKKRSGVGGSVKDGLIEIQGDNRDLLKQILEQKGFKVKLAGG; encoded by the coding sequence ATGACATTAGTATATTCAACAGAGAGTGGGCGTATTGTGCCTGAGAAAGTAAAAGCGGAGCGTCCCAAAGGTGACGGAATTGTGCGCATTCAGCGTCAAACCAGCGGCAGAAAAGGTAAGGGCGTGTGTGTGATCAGCGGATTGGATTTGGATGATGTTGAACTCAAATTATTAGCGGCAGAACTGAAAAAACGCAGTGGTGTTGGCGGCTCAGTAAAAGATGGATTGATTGAGATTCAAGGTGATAACCGAGACTTACTGAAACAAATCTTGGAACAAAAAGGCTTTAAAGTAAAACTTGCCGGTGGTTAA
- a CDS encoding DUF554 domain-containing protein, whose protein sequence is MLVGPYVNGAAVLVGGLIGAFLGSKLPERVKSNLPPLFGLCSMGLGIMLIIGAKNMSAVVLALIVGTIIGELIYLEKGIGSLAGKMRGAVDKIFPPSGVSHQEFLNQFVAILILFCASGMGVFGSMKEGMTGDPSVLFIKAILDFFTAGIFAATLGYAVSSIAVPLILVQVSLALLASLIMPLTTPNMLADFSTAGGFIMLATGLRICGIKHFAVANMLPALILVMPFSYFWQMFVA, encoded by the coding sequence ATGCTTGTAGGCCCTTATGTCAATGGTGCCGCCGTATTAGTCGGTGGGCTTATCGGTGCATTTTTAGGCTCAAAATTACCCGAGCGAGTAAAAAGTAATTTACCTCCACTGTTTGGTCTTTGCTCAATGGGCTTGGGCATTATGTTGATTATCGGCGCTAAAAATATGTCTGCGGTGGTATTGGCACTCATTGTCGGCACAATTATCGGTGAGTTAATTTATTTAGAAAAAGGTATCGGTAGCTTAGCCGGAAAAATGCGAGGTGCGGTGGATAAAATTTTCCCACCATCTGGTGTTTCACACCAAGAATTCTTAAATCAATTTGTGGCAATTCTCATTCTATTTTGTGCCAGCGGTATGGGTGTATTCGGCTCAATGAAAGAAGGCATGACCGGAGACCCATCCGTATTGTTTATTAAAGCAATTTTAGATTTCTTCACTGCCGGCATTTTTGCCGCCACTTTGGGTTATGCGGTTTCAAGCATTGCCGTGCCATTGATTCTCGTGCAAGTCAGCTTAGCATTATTAGCCAGCTTGATTATGCCACTCACTACACCCAATATGCTCGCCGACTTCTCAACTGCTGGCGGTTTCATTATGCTCGCAACCGGCTTACGTATCTGCGGTATCAAACATTTTGCCGTTGCCAATATGCTGCCGGCACTGATTTTAGTGATGCCTTTCTCTTATTTTTGGCAAATGTTTGTAGCTTAA
- a CDS encoding UbiX family flavin prenyltransferase — MKQRIIIGISGASGFQYGYKALELLKSLDVETHLVLTKGAEMTRSLETNIEREQLLDLASQVHSIHNVGASIASGSFKTLGMLVAPCSIRTLSAIALGFSDNLLTRAADVVLKERRKLVLMVRETPFNLAHIDNMRRVTEMGGIIFPPVPAFYQNPTTIDELVTHSVSKALDLFDFDFPMPRWGEANNKE; from the coding sequence ATGAAACAACGAATTATTATTGGTATTAGTGGTGCAAGCGGCTTTCAATACGGCTATAAAGCACTTGAATTACTTAAATCGCTTGATGTGGAAACCCATTTAGTCCTCACTAAAGGAGCAGAAATGACTCGCTCATTAGAAACAAATATTGAGCGAGAACAGCTGTTGGATTTAGCTTCACAAGTACATTCAATTCATAATGTCGGTGCGAGCATTGCCAGCGGATCTTTTAAAACCCTCGGGATGCTGGTCGCTCCATGCTCTATTCGTACACTTTCAGCGATTGCTCTTGGCTTTAGCGATAATCTTTTAACTCGAGCAGCGGATGTAGTGCTTAAAGAACGTAGAAAATTAGTGCTAATGGTACGAGAAACGCCATTCAACTTAGCTCATATTGATAATATGCGTCGTGTCACAGAAATGGGCGGCATCATTTTCCCGCCGGTACCCGCTTTCTATCAAAACCCAACTACCATAGATGAGCTGGTGACACACAGTGTTTCTAAGGCGTTGGATCTATTTGATTTCGATTTCCCTATGCCTCGCTGGGGCGAAGCAAACAATAAGGAGTAA
- a CDS encoding SirB2 family protein, with protein MEFFPQLVLVHVGFAYISLILLLTRGVLASKMVDWRQYKILRIAPHLIDTLLLVSGIILLVILLSNGIYALNEMQWLIPKIAFLVLYIVFSAKAFKKSQPFSLKNFILAVVSFMLTMLVATLR; from the coding sequence ATGGAATTTTTTCCTCAATTAGTGTTAGTCCATGTAGGCTTTGCCTATATCAGCTTGATCTTGTTACTAACACGTGGCGTACTCGCGTCAAAAATGGTGGACTGGCGTCAATATAAAATTTTACGTATTGCTCCACACCTGATTGATACGCTATTACTTGTTTCAGGTATCATTCTACTCGTGATTTTACTTTCAAACGGTATCTATGCTCTAAATGAAATGCAATGGCTTATCCCTAAGATTGCGTTTTTAGTGCTTTATATCGTATTCAGTGCGAAAGCATTTAAAAAATCACAACCATTCTCGCTTAAAAACTTTATCTTAGCTGTGGTAAGCTTTATGTTAACCATGTTGGTAGCAACCTTACGCTAA
- the yjgA gene encoding ribosome biogenesis factor YjgA produces the protein MAKKRSKNEIDWTDEEEEIIWVSKSEIKRDSEHLKKLGAELIELTPQNLEKIPLDEDLKEAIRQAQGFKLEARRRQIQFIGKLLRNRDPEPIQDALDKVKNRHNQQQALLHKLELVRDQLVNMGDASLNHLLNEYPQLDRQHLRNLIRGAQKEREANKPAKNYREIFQYLKTEIAE, from the coding sequence ATGGCTAAAAAACGTAGCAAAAATGAAATTGATTGGACGGATGAGGAAGAAGAAATCATCTGGGTAAGTAAAAGCGAAATCAAACGAGACTCGGAACATCTAAAAAAACTCGGAGCGGAATTAATTGAATTAACCCCGCAAAACCTCGAAAAGATCCCTCTTGATGAAGATTTAAAAGAAGCCATTCGTCAAGCACAAGGTTTTAAACTTGAAGCTCGCCGCCGTCAAATTCAGTTTATCGGTAAATTATTGCGTAATCGTGATCCGGAGCCGATCCAAGACGCATTGGATAAAGTGAAAAATCGCCATAACCAACAGCAAGCGTTACTACACAAGCTGGAATTAGTGCGTGATCAACTAGTCAATATGGGCGATGCGTCTTTAAATCATTTACTGAACGAGTACCCGCAATTAGATCGCCAGCATTTACGCAACTTGATTCGTGGTGCACAAAAAGAACGTGAGGCGAATAAACCGGCTAAAAACTATCGAGAGATTTTCCAATATTTAAAAACTGAAATTGCAGAATAA